The Solanum pennellii chromosome 4, SPENNV200 genomic interval TTGTCAGTCCCAAGTCCGAATAAAGGGTGAGAACTAGCATAAAAAGCCAGTTCATGATGAATTCTCACAATAGTATCATTGGGACATGCTCATCAAGGAACACATTACATCGCCGCCTGGATGTGATGAAAAATAAGCTAGTGATTCTGTCAAATTACCACTTGGATGTGACGGAATATGAACTGTGGTTCCTGCATCAGTGGTCGCCTGGTGGGTATGAGTAAAGATGTTAGTACTGCCACATCAACACCTTGATGTGGTACAACATAGGAAAGGGTCCCATATCATGGACAAATGTATGTAAAGAAGCTAGTATGGCTACATCCTGGATATGGTACAAAATAGGGAAGGATTCCCGCATAATCAACTAATGAGGGTAGGAAAGCTAGTCCAAGAGAGTTGAACTTGAGTAGAAGCTGGAACATAGGCTTTTTGATTGGAAAGACGATGGAATTAGTAGATACCTTAAAAAGGAGGAAAGCTATATTGCATAACTACATGAAACTAAATGGTCGGGGTAAAAGTTTAGAGAGATGGCAACCTCAGTGATAACTGATAAGTTATGATATTGTGGGATAGCGAAAAATAGTAAGCGGTGGGAACTATTGTAGAACAAGAACTTAAGGATTAAGGTTGTTCGGATACTATTATTTCATCATGTCTTGCATGCGTAAATGAGAACACTTAATGTCATTAGTGCGTACGCTCTgccaataggattagatgcagaAGCTAAAACTAACTTTTTGTCAAGATATGGATACCTTGGTTCAAGTGACTCCAAGCAAACATATAAGGTAAAGACTGACGGTTCTGAACATGTAAAATTGTCCATGAGGGATATGGTTATGGTACTAGGGGTGATGAAAGAAGAGTTCACCCTAGCTTATGGTTTAGTTGAAGCaaacacattttaaaaagggataTTCTCGCCTGATAACATTTAATAGTAGAGTAATCATAGTCAAATAAACTTTATCCTTTCTAAAAGACATGATAGAACCACATGTCCGGGGGTTGGAATTGAAGAACGGTAACCAATTAGCGTTTCAAGAAAAAACTATAGGAGTGACATTGACTTATAGGGGGACACTGACATCCAGTAGAAACCCAATTGtagtaagaaaataaaaatgatgtgtTAGGCAAGTCTAAAGATAGTTTTTCAACCACAAGAATCCTAGTGTTAGTATAAGGAGAtactaaggggtcgtttggtttgAATTCAagttatgatgagattaattatgatgagattatattttattGAGTGTTTGGTttgttttattcaaaataataaatttttagtacaatttgtttgtttataaaaatGCCCTTCATGAATGTAAAAAGTGATATAACAAAAGGGTTGAAAGAGACATTTTTGTGATTTACTTAGTTTATCCCAGGATAAGTTATCCCGGTATTACTATACCACCCAAGGGgagggataacttatcccgTACTAATTATTAATCCCGGGATAAGTCATCCCGGACTTGCCaaccaaacaacaaattaattGGTATTGTAATTTAATCCCACGACTATTTGGtattatccttcacaccaaacGAGCCCTAAGAGTTAATAGAGCTAAAGAAAGTGTTATAGGAAGTTATCAGACGAAAAAGAGGAAGACGTTGAATAGTATAAGAGAgctaagagaaaaattaattgtAAGAAGGTTATTAGTATAAATCTAGAGAAAAACATTAGATGGATTGTACCAAATGTTAAGGTCACAAGAATGAGAGAATGACATGTTTAAACTATCATGGTTAAGAGAGAAGAAGCGTAAGGACTTAAACAAGTGTacataatgagataaatggagAGATGCTATTTTGATCAATTGTTCAACTCGAGCAACGATTATAACATTTTGGATCTTTATATATTTGTACACAATATAAGCTTTTAGCCGCACTCATAGAATTAGGCCATAGAGGTAAAAGATgcattgaaaaatatgagaactAGAAAATTCTGGTCCAATTGTGTCTCTATAGAAGTTTGTGAGTTGCTCGGAAAAGTTGGAGTAGGATTACTAACCAAGCATTTTCAATGTTGTACCAGGAAGTGATAAAGTAacttgatttatattttataagaaCAGAGGAGATATTTGAAGTTGTACGAACTATCGTGGCATTAAATTTATGAGTCATATGGTGGAATTTCGTAAAGGATTGACAGAGCAGCATGTTGACACCACATGTTAGGTCCAAAGAGCAAGAGCTTGTATGGGTTTATTGTGTTGATTAATCTTAAGTGCAAACTTAAAAGTAGTGGTGGTTGATCGATTTGTTTCACAAGTATTTCCAGTTTctattcttttatattctttGGGCATAATCTCCCAATTGCTGTAGCCTAATGGCCATTCTGTGGGGACTTTGGAGATCTCCCCCCTTCCCCTCGCTTGTCTAGTGAGGGTCCATTGTTGAATGTGGCAAGTTGTGTAGAATGTCTCGTCTTTAGCTTAAATGGTCACATCATGATGCACATTTTTTCCTGATGTTGTTCAATAAATGAGCTTtgattttattcaaaatatgcTCATTTTGTAagggtggcccagtggtttgagcttgggacttccatgttggaggtctcaagttcgaaaccgcTTGTCAGCGAAAGCAAGGGATTTGCCTTCTGAGTTGAGCTCGTCGTACCAGGCTTTCCTAGTgtgggttacctctcctatgtggtttgcgagctattgcataggagcggggttttaccctgtgcaCACCCAAAAGAgtagcggctgcgggtttcccttgtcatcgaaaaaaatatatgctcattttgtttttaaaaaatacccCGTCCTCGCATTTTGTAAATTAGATTTCTTGAAAGTGTGAAAGTTGCATCAAATGGTTATATCAGTGAGTGGTGCCAAACACGTTTAcagttttgtttttctttataacGTTTTTCTTCACTAAAGCTCGTGCTTTAATTGCCCTTGTGCTTTAAACTTAAATAGATTTTGGCACTTTTGTGCATTCCGCTTTTGAAAACTCTCTTTCCAACACTTTTTTCACACCCAACCCTAGGTGAGGCGGACAAGTACCTTATGAACACATGCTTTACAAGTAATCTATGATGAGAAAGTACACTTCTATGCAgattactgatgagaagcttcatatacaacacattttgACTAGCTGAACCGCTATATGTGATAAGTGAAACTATGAATACAGATGGTAGctttacaatgtctacaaagcctcttCTGGAATCCATGATGGTACCATTATGAAAATACGCATAGTAAAGACTCGGCAAAGCCCCGAATCGACCTGGAGCTCACCAACATCCGCTGAGTATAATGTGCTTCTATGGGAAGATCCACTAGTTGAGTACTTGTACctgcagcatgaaatgcagcgtcCCCAATAAGGGACGTCAGTACGAaagaatgtactgaatatgtaaggcataatacaaccatatttaacatgagagctcaagtgaaaccaaataccaATAAATAAGGATTAGAGACCACCTTTGCTTTGTACTTGTGGAATCGTGCATGTTACATTCTATTCTTTACATTTCTGTACTTTTTATAATCTTTATAcaacatatgatacaaatgaccagCTGATCAcggtagaagaggatgacccatgctaggctttcgccccctGAGCTGTCACCCTTCCATACcaattgggatcggcccatgctaggttTTTGCCCCTGGGCTGCCACCCTGTTATACcaattgggatcggcccatgctaagctttcgcccctgagctgccactcATAATCATATAGATtacttcacttagattctttcatctttgagattgttgtttatcagttcataactcttttgggattgttCTTTagataatcataactcttttgatattgttcttttgatgttcataacttgtttgtgattgttgttttggtggtcataatcctGGTTTAGATTTGGATCTACGGACCAGTATTAGAAGacatatgaatatgaacttacGATATTAATAATGACATGGGAAGCAAATGTGACTTGAACGTAGTACTTAGGAGCCTATATGACTCGGTAAGCATTTTGATATCTCCAATCAAAGCACATCTAGTGAAGACAATTTGACATTCAACCAAGAGATTTGAACTTTATATGATACAAATACAAGGTGTTCATGAATGTGGAACCAAGGGGGAATGTGGGCAGATTCAACTTAAGGACggatacatattccaagtaagtaCATATAAACGTACAATTGAGCTAGTAGTGATCCTGTGAGGTAACATTATAGTCTAACACAATGTGAGTAATAACAAAGAAGggaacatatgaacatgtgacaAGATGACATATCTATAAACAATGGAAGCAAGTTGGCATGATATAGGCAGATTGTACCATGTGTAGTCTAGGATCACTTTGACTTATGTAACGAGGATACATGCCATGGGTAATTTGGcaatgaaacaagtttaaaccttGCATGCTAACACTTGATAGAGTAAACACGcacatttagtaacaaactcATATTAGAGTACTCACTTCAATGCTCTGGGGAGTAGGAACTGCAACTATGGATCAGTCACTACCAAGGGCACTTAGAAAGCTTACTTTTTGTACTGCAAGTTTTGGGTTCATGTcaaagaaataagaaatcaaatagccttacataccttgctATACAATTCAAAAAGTATGACTTAAGCTCCTTCTCTTCAGATCACTGATCTACAATAAAATAAGTTGTAAGACTAGTATTAGTAGCTAATCAATCAATTTGAGTCACTTGATCACACCCAAATAGTAACGAAGCAGTAAGCTGCAATCTATCTACTGAGTGTTTTCTTTCCTTCCCTATCCCATTAATCGCGTCTATATACTGTACAACCTTCGTATCAGGTCCTCCCCAAAACTCCCTGCAATATTTAAGTTCTTTAACGTCTCCATAACTTCCCCGCACATCCAGTCACATCCCTtatcataacatacataaaaaacAATCTTTGAACATAATAGTGTAATAGAAGCAATATGAATCATGGTTTCTGATCACCAGCACTTGAAGAGCTAACATTACTTTTAATGTGCTTAAACAAGCTCATAGCTTAATTTAAAGAGGACTCCCCACCATGGTTGTCCCAACATGCACTAATCACCAGAACATCCTCCCAATATTCACCATCTAAAAGTAACAATTTCCAACTCACTAACATTCCGACTGTCCTAATTAACTCAAGCACAAGAAGGAGAAAATTGCAGTAGCTTACCTTGCTGGACATAACTACCACTTGCTAAAACTTGGATTCTTCAAGGTAAAAGTTGTCCTCCTTAACTTGTCTTAAATTACACCTTTCAATAGCTTGAAAATACCTATTATTCAAGAACCTAATGGTATTTAATGGTTGTTGTATGAATCTAAGAGAGAGAAGAGATAAAGCTCTAGTAATCAGATTTTTTGTCAAAGTAAAAATGGTTGGAAAAAGCTGATATCAATCTCTTTTAAAGGGACCCTGCTTTGGCCGACTTTCTCACTCATTTTGGGCCATAATTTGTCAAGTAGGTGACCCACCTACTTGGACTTTTCATTTGGACTGTTTGGTCTTAAGAACATTGGCCCTTTTGCCACCTTTCTTGTACTTCATTTGCAGCCAACAACTGTCTATAATTTGAGCCACACATTTAAGTAGGTGATTCACCTAGTTttccattaaaattatttcttgtggGTTTGGGAATATTGGGCCTTGGCTGTCCATTTCCCCTTATTCTTCTGTTCAACTTGGGCTAAATTAATGCAAATAGGTGTAGTGTACTTGGCCCAATAACATGGTCAAAAGAGTcttagtaggtgatgcacctacttggtcCTTTGGTTGGTcaataagtcaaagtaggtgatgGACCTATTTATCACCTACTAGAAGTGAAGTCAAGCAAGCACCTCAATGTTTTATTCCATTTCGAGACCTTAATAACTTTAATATAACTTAGAACTTATATACACTATATCACTTTATACTTTAGACTCAAATACCACCTTATGATCTCAAGTTTAAATACTTCCATCGATATCAACTTAATTGGGTCGCATTAAAATCTATGGAAAGTTCACTTAAACCTATTCTATTGCCACTAGTCGCATAGGAAATCGAATccataactataccacaaggCAGTTTATATGCGTTATATAAATAGAACTAGTACACGTAAAATACGGGGTGTTCATCCTCCCCCTCTTAtgatcattcgtcctcgaatgatagGTGCACCTGATAGTTCAGTTAATCTTTGAATTTCATATAGGGATTTGCGAGAGTCCCTATTGTAAATAGGAAGGACTATTTAAAATCCATATACTAACCTAAAACATGTATAGACAAATGTAGCGTGACGTCTCGATAGATATGATTCATGAAATAGTACTATGACTTCTTTATCATGTAATTCACTGAAGATATACAAGTTGGACTCATACAAATAAGGACTGTAATATGCCTAAATACAAGACACTCAAATGACATATCAAATGAACAAATTCTAGTAGGATTCATGATCATATAAGGGGACCACATGATCTCAGATCCTGATGTTGATGTTTAAAATGAGGAGGGTTACTTACTTTATTTTTAGAAACAAGTTAACTTTAAAAAAGTTCATTCTAacctaaaaaaactaaacctGTTTTTGGAGTGCAGACACCTTAGCACTTTGACGCCTACACTAAAGGGCCAATTAAGCCAGATGAAGCTGGTTTTCATCAAGTTCCAGGGCTTAAGCGTGCTTAAACGAGCCTTTAAGAACAACACTAGTGAAAAATGAGCAATGTATCATTGTTTCATTAACCACTTTATTCTGATATCGTGCAGCTTAGTATGatatatctttttttctatCTTCATAGCAAAAGAATCTTGTCGTTTACATACATGGACAACACATAAATTTTTGAAGTGGCCACTGTGCAGACAAGCTTCACTGGCATTGAAGTTATGCCTCTTCTTCCTGAAGACTCAACAAATGTTGAAATTCccgaagaagacttggatatcaGCTTTACAAGAGCAGGTGGAAAGGGAGGTCAAAATGTTAACAAGGTTGAGACTGCGGTTCGCATCACTCATATTCCCACTGGTGTAGCTGTTCGCTGTACAGGTTTCTTTGAAacctttttctctttattatattatgtgaCATCTGTAGCGAAGAAGTTTGAGATGGAATGACCTTTTTGGTTCTAGTGGATAAGTGTTTGATCTTTCTGAATTCTGACATAGATTGACATATGGACTCAGAGAGATTAGAGCTGTAAAGTTGTTATAAACTAGCATACTTTTGTTCTTAGCTCGTTGTGTTTTTGTACACTTCCATCCTTTGGTCTTCTTTCTCTAGTTAGATTTTGAACTATGGTTAAAGCATTAATTTTCTTGTCTAAAGTATTAATCGCAAATCTATTATAGTATTCTAGCTGCAACTAAAGTAGAATGGAATATTAGTGGAAGAACAATATAAACAAATGTACGGAATAGACTAAAAATGATCATCTCTTTTCCCTAAGGTGTGGCTTATTTGGAATTGATGTGTGATACTAATAATATAGCTTCACAATTGCAGAGGAGAGGTCACAGCTGGCAAATAAGATAAAAGCTCTAAGCAGATTGAAGGCAAAATTATTGGTGATTGCAGAGGAACAAAGGGCATCGGAAATAAAGCAAATAAGAGGAGACACGGTGAAGGCGGAATGGGGCCAGCAAATAAGAAACTATGTCTTCCATCCTTACAAGCTAGTAAAAGATGTAAGGACTGCTTATGAAACTTGTGATATCACCTCTGTGATGGATGGTGAGTTAGATCCTTTTATCAAAGCCTACCTTAAGCACAAGTACAGTTTGGCAGCAAATCCTAGTGGACTCACTTGATAATGTAAATGAATCACTAGATACAACATCTTTAATGTTGTTATTACCTTGTATTTGAGATTTGTTCCCATCTTTCTATAATTGTTGTGTTTAGTTAATAGGAAAATGACATATTGAAGTATGAAAGGGAAAAAAGACAATATTCCGacaaaatagttcaaaataacAAATCTCAAATATGCGGTGTTACGTTCGGAGACACTACCACAAAAGCGGTATGTATGCTCACAACCAACAAAAGCTGTCAAATTTTATACTCGAAAGtatttgaaatatctttttgTGCGTGtgggagagagagaggagacGTGTTGGAGCAAGACGTATCTACCAAAATGAAATTCAAtgacaaggaaaaaaaaaaagaatgactgGAGATGAAGCAAGCATTTCTGGTAGAGACATAAGAGCAAATGCACAAAAGTAACTTGTACAAGCACTCTCGTATCCTAACACAAGTAATGATCAGATCAGTCACAATTTAAGTGATCAAATAGAGGGTGCTAGCAGGTTTTACAATATCTGGATAGCATCAATAGTCATTGAGGGCACTCGCTTGTTTTAGCATCATCACGACTCATGGTCAGACCaggatataaaaaaaagtttgtgCAGCACGAAACCTCATTTTCTTGCAACTACCCAGCTTGACTATTAAGATAAGGGCCTTCCTCACATGTCATGTTTGAAGTCATACATCCTAAGTTCATCAGCAATTTAAAGTGCGCCTATGATATTTGAATACTATAAGAATATAGGTCACATGGTGCCACTGCTATTGACCTCATCTGATTGCTTTGGAGAGTACTTCACCATCAGTTTAGACAGTTCAAGGTCAAATTTCCTCTCAAGTTCAACCTCCTCTTCCCAGTATTTGCGTCTCAATGCAGCTATCCTATCGTCATGAGTTCGCATCAGATTCTCCCTCTCTTCCACAAACTCCTCCATTTCCTTGTCCTGGAGTTTGATAAATTTGGCAACTTTCTCTGCCCTGAAATgcaaatgacaaataaaatataaggaCAATCTGGATCATTGGAAAAATTATCAAagcatatcaatttttattgATAGAATATCTCAGGAAGCGTAACATAAGGTCTGAGATTTCCCTTGCAACACACATAGAGAGATCACAACTATAATAAAGCTGAAGTGGTGTCTATATTGAGAATCATCTGGCTTTTGTTCTGGTATTAGGAGAAAatacttttgttttgtttttttggagACCTTTGGGTTTCTCTTCTTGAAAAATTAACACTCAAACCCTACAGCAATATTTATAAgagtaaattattttcttactaGGAACCAAAGGCAGTATTTTTGAATTACAAAAGAATTTATcctgaagaaaaataaaaagaactcaATAAAATCCTAGATGAAAAATCTAGACACAGTTATAATTGCCAAGTTAAAATAGGGGCCAAAAAAGAATACTTTTGTTCTGGGCCCCTAGTGGAGCCACTAATTTTCATGCAGAAATTGCTCATAATGAAATTTCTTCCAACACAGCAGGGGATAGAACAAGAATTAATTTCTCTGGTTCAGTTCCAGATTTAACAAAGTGAAGGCAAAATACCTACCAAACTACAGGTACCTAAATGAAGCCTATAAAAGAATGTTTTACCTGACCCGATGATCCTCAACCGAGGCAGTATTGGCATTAGATTGTTTAACCATCTCACGCTGCTCCTGCTGTGTCTTTTCAAAATTGTCCTCCCTGGCAGTCCTGGCATCATGAATTATTTTGATCTGATCCTTGAAGAACTGTTCTTGAAACTCCATCTACAGAAAGTATAACCACATGAATCAGATTGTATGTAGAGAGGAGGACAACATTCTAAAAACACAAGGAAAGAGTTGAGGGATGATTTCCCCagaaaaaagaatagaaaacgccaatgacataaaaaaaaaatccaaatgcAGAGGGCAAAGAAAAGTTCAACGATTGACTTCTATGAATAATTGAATGTCAAAGCAAGACAAAGTTGTCCCAGTGTCAATCCTAAGCAATTTTAGATCGTAATATGTGCAACATGCAGCTACAAAGAGACACATGACACGGTTTAGTCACCACTAAACAGAATTTAATATCAGACATTGCAATTAGGAGTTAATAATCAAAGAATATATCATCATCTAAATACATGAAGCTGTCAGTTACTGCAGTATTTTGTTTAGAAGGTCAGTAACTGCAGTTTAAACCTATGTTGCTTGGATTCTCCAAAAAGAACTGTCGCACCCGTgtcagatcctccaaaaatCCACTACTTCCGGGGGATCTAACATGCATTCGCCAGCATTTGTGGAGAGCCCAAGTAACATTGGCATTAACGTCTCAAGGATTCAAATTTTGATCAAATGGTTCTAGTAGTACCCACATTCTATATCTGTCATTTCTTACGTACCTCTTCCTTGATCTGTTCATGGTGCATCTTTGTTTTCAATCTGACTATCTTGTTCTCTTCCAATGTCTGACGGTGTTTTTCACTCACCAAACTGAGAGACTCTTCAAGAGCTTTAGCCTGCATTTGGTGTTTAGCAGCTTTGTTCTTGAACCATATTAGTTGTTGATTATCTTCCCTCATCTGTTTGGCTGGATTCCAAACAGCTTCTTTGTATGACCGCATCTCAAACTTCAACTTTGATTTCCCTACAAATCACAAGTGAAATCAAACTTCAATATACATTTGTTAAATACAGGGAAGATCAGTGTTTCAATGAAGTACAACAATTTGTtcagagaaaaaaataatcacaaaTACCAGCTGAATGCTGATTGAAGTTATCTATGTCTTTTTTATCTGCCATGTAACCATAGAGCAGACGTTTCCCCCCAGGATAAAAGCGGGCTGAACGACGTTCCCATGCATCTCTATTTCTTCCATTTTCAGAAAAATGCTCACTGAGACGATCAGCCTCAATGTATCCCACTGCAGAGGCCTCAAAAATCAACAAACTCATGCCACGATGGCCTTGTGGACCGTATGAATGTCGAGCCTTGACAGCAGCATAAGAGCTAAAATACTCAAGCAGCTCCTGATTCCCCATTCCAATCCACTGTGAAACACAGctcagagagagagagagagagagggagagaggtAGGGGGAGGGGAGAGGTATTAGACAGCCATCCAATAAAGtcttaaataaaagtaaatcaaaCAAACAGAAGACAAATAATCACTCTACCTTATCGTTTTCATCTTTATCAAGCCTTGTGTTCATGATAATCACCATTGGTGGCCACACAATTTCTTTATCTTTAAATTCCATGCCACCCCATCTTCCATACACTTCACCTGGAGGTACAACAGAAGTACCTCTCTGACGAAGCTCTTCCTCCAAAAGTTCAGCAAGTTCTCTGTGTATTTTAACCCTTAATCCTTTCGTTTTTGCATGGGTCATCAATGATTGCAACCCTGTAAACCATTCAATTGCGCCTGGACCACCTTTGCATGCAGGGCAGTGCCACTGTCGTTCAGGCTCATTGATCTCAGTAACAGTCAAACTGTCAAGAGAGTGAAAAAGTTGATTGAACCAAGGATTTTTCTTGCGTGTCTCATAACTCATTTCACCCA includes:
- the LOC107017601 gene encoding protein SUPPRESSOR OF GENE SILENCING 3; translation: MSFSKWVGKPSNSSEKQKASSTPTVEEIYRGVGDIGLNSEQNEGWEVYARKPKNKGGSSAGKQWAPQNPSPKAWGNQNTNAWGHPDVGKKSGTRNNAGSGRGSGNNWSTPSDPQKLAKPHLYDGGFPSSAPVPPALKNGWDWSSRVASAHPKDNSQVAAAADDDKASEHDAEDNELDFLDESDDDLHSDDFDSDVGEMSYETRKKNPWFNQLFHSLDSLTVTEINEPERQWHCPACKGGPGAIEWFTGLQSLMTHAKTKGLRVKIHRELAELLEEELRQRGTSVVPPGEVYGRWGGMEFKDKEIVWPPMVIIMNTRLDKDENDKWIGMGNQELLEYFSSYAAVKARHSYGPQGHRGMSLLIFEASAVGYIEADRLSEHFSENGRNRDAWERRSARFYPGGKRLLYGYMADKKDIDNFNQHSAGKSKLKFEMRSYKEAVWNPAKQMREDNQQLIWFKNKAAKHQMQAKALEESLSLVSEKHRQTLEENKIVRLKTKMHHEQIKEEMEFQEQFFKDQIKIIHDARTAREDNFEKTQQEQREMVKQSNANTASVEDHRVRAEKVAKFIKLQDKEMEEFVEERENLMRTHDDRIAALRRKYWEEEVELERKFDLELSKLMVKYSPKQSDEVNSSGTM